In a genomic window of Bombina bombina isolate aBomBom1 chromosome 8, aBomBom1.pri, whole genome shotgun sequence:
- the LOC128637980 gene encoding transcription factor HES-5-like, whose protein sequence is MAPNTAILDLTKMAPKQKHKLRKPAVEKMRRDRINSSIEQLKVLLEKEFHQQQPNVKLEKADILEMTVTYLKQKIMSETKNVIQHGQLQMELTEGYSKCFENVLDFLSLHQKQHGAESKLINHFQSSVAFPNPLPSPIRLCQSKQAVVNNNGMVWRPW, encoded by the exons ATGGCTCCCAATACTGCTATCTTAGACCTTACCAAGATGGCCCCAAAGCAAAAACACAAG tTGAGAAAACCAGCTGTGGAAAAGATGCGCAGAGACAGAATTAACAGCAGCATTGAACAGCTGAAAGTGCTTCTGGAGAAAGAATTTCACCAGCAACAGCCGAATGTAAAGCTGGAGAAGGCTGATATATTGGAGATGACAGTAACTTATCTGAAGCAGAAAATAATGTCTGAAACAAAAA ATGTTATTCAGCACGGTCAACTACAAATGGAGCTTACAGAAGGCTACTCCAAGTGCTTTGAAAATGTCCTTGACTTCCTCTCGCTTCATCAAAAACAACATGGAGCTGAATCAAAGCTGATTAACCACTTCCAGTCCAGTGTGGCCTTTCCTAATCCCTTACCATCTCCTATCCGTCTCTGCCAATCCAAGCAAGCAGTTGTGAATAACAATGGAATGGTTTGGAGACCATGGTAG